DNA from Stutzerimonas decontaminans:
AGCAGCAGCACGAAGGGGTCGAGCGCCAGGGTGGTGGCCAGCTCCAGCGCGCGCTTGCGGCCGTAGGGCAGCTCGACGGCGAGGGTCTGGGCGAAGGACTGCAGGTCGACCTCGGCAAGCAGCTGCATCACCTTGTCGTCCAGCTCGCGCAGACTGCGTTCGGACTTCCAGAAGTGGAAGGAATTGCCCATCTTCTGCTGCAGCGCGACACGCACGTTCTCCAGCACGCTCATGTGGCCGAACACCGCCGAAATCTGAAACGAACGCACCAGGCCGAGCCGGGCGATCTCGTTGGCCTTCATCGAGGTGATGTTCTTGCCGCGATAGAGGATCTCGCCGCGAGTGGGCGTGAGGAATTTGGTGAGCAGATTGAATACGGTGGTCTTGCCGGCGCCATTGGGGCCGATAAGCGCATGGATGTGACCCTGACGGACCTTCAGATCGACGGAATCCACGGCGGTGAAGCCGCGAAACTCCTTGGTCAGGCCGCGCGTTTCCAGCACGAACTCTGGTTCCATGGGGTGCCCTCTAACCTTGATTGTTTTTGTTGGTTATGGCGCAGGTCGCTGCATGACCTTTACGTAAACGATAACAATCAGTTTCCGTATACGGCAAGTAGCTTTTTCAAACGGCTGATTGAGCGGTAAAGCGGGCAAATCAGAGGCAAAAGGCCAGTATTTGCCGCGCCATTGAGGTAGTTGGTTTGCATCGGCGATGCAAACCGCGAGCGCCGAGAGAAGACCCGGCCGACGCAGAAAAAGCCGGGCCTATGCGGCCCGGAAATTTCCAACGAGGAGGTTCACAGCGGTTTCGCGGTTACCACAACGGCAGGCTGTAGCTGACGATGACGCGGTTCTCGTCCAGATCGCTCTGGAAGTTGCTTCGCGTGGTGGCGTTGCGCAGCTTGAGGCCAAGGTTTTTCAGCGGGCCGCTCTGGATGACGTAGGCGATGTCGGTGTTGCGCTCCCAGGTCTTGCCTTCGCTGGCGCCAGCGCCGCGGTCGACGTTATCGCCGGAGACGTAGCGAGTCATCAGGCTCAGCCCGGGAATGCCCATGGCGGCGAAGTCGTAGTCGTAGCGGACCTGCCAGGAACGCTCGTCCTGGTTACCGAAATCGTTGATCTGCAGCAGGTTGATCAACGCGTTATCGCCACCGGCGACGTAGGCGAAACCGGTATCGCCGCTCATGTGCTGGTAACCGCCAGTAAAGGCGTGACCGCCATGCTTGTAGGTGAACAGCGCGCCGAAGGCATCGTTGTCGACGTTGCTGCCGCCATCGTCGGTGGAGCGCACATAGCGCAGGTCGGTCTTGAAGCTCTGCGACTCGCCGATCGGCAGCACATGGACCAGGCTGAGGTTGTGCTGGTCGTAGATGCCGTCCAGCCCACCGTAGTAATAGCTGGTGGCCAATTGTGGCGACCAGTCGTAGCGCCCGCCGGCGAAGAGAAACTCGTCGCTCGTCGTATTGCTGCCAAAGGTAATGTTGCGCAGCCCGCCATTGAACACCGTCATCTCTTCGTAGTTGGAAGAGTCGCGGTAGCTGGTGCGATCCAGCATGCCGAGATCCAGCGTGAGGCCTTCGACGTCCTTGCTCTGCAGCCAGGCGCCGCGATAGATGTTCGGCAGCAGGCGGCTGTCGTTGCGCATCAGCACCGGAATCACCGGTTGCAGGGTCCCCACGTGCAGCGTGGTGGCGGACAGCTTGGCCTTCGCCGTCAGGCCTGCCGTGCCGTAGTCGTCCGCCGGTTCACCGGAAGCCGAGCGTGGCAGGAGGCCAGTGCCGCCGCGACCGGAGCCGGAGTCGAGCTTGACGCCGAGCAGGCCGATGGCATCCAGACCGAAGCCGACCGGGCCTTCGGTGTAGCCGGACTCCATTTTCAGGATGAAGCCCTGGGCCCACTCCTCGGCCTTGGACTGAGCGGCGCCAGATTGCCGGAAGTCGCGGTTCATATAGAAGTTGCGCAGTTCGACAGCGGCCTTGCTGTCTTCGATGAAAGCGGCCGAGGCCACGTTCGATGCACCGAGGGCGATGGCCGCGATGCTGGCGGACAGGACGGTTCGGCTTGCTGGTTTCAGTTGCATAGCTTTCTCTCTTGTTGTTGTGATCGTTGATGCAGCTGTTGAGCCCGACTGCGAACTGCCCGGGCTCGGATTACCACGTCATGCGGTAATGCGGTGTCGCGCTCAGCGCGCGGTGCTTCTGGGCACGCGGCCCAGCAGGTAGAACTCGTCGTTGGGCGGGGTGCGCGCCATCGACACCAGGCGGTTGGAGAGGCCGAACAGCCCGGCGATGGCGCCGATGTCCCAGATGTCGTCGAGGCTGAAGCCCTGGGCTTCCAGCCGTCCCTGCCAGGCGTCGTCCAGCACGCCGCGCTCAGCGGCCAGATGCGCCGCAAAATCGAGCATCGTGCGCTGACGTTCGGAGATCGGCGCGGTGCGGTAATTGACGGCGATCTGGTCGGCCAGCTGCGCGTCCTTGGCGAGGATGCGCAGGATCGCGCCATGGGTGACCACGCAATACAGGCAGCCGTGATCGGCGCTGACCGCCACCACGATCATCTCCTTCTCGGCCTGGGTCAGGCTGTCGGCTTCGCGCTCCATCAGCGCATCGTGATAGGCGAAGAAGGCACGGAACTCCGCCGGCCGATGGGCCAGCATGAGAAACACGTTGGGAATGAAACCGGCCTTTTCCTGCACGGCGAGAATCCGTTCGCGCAGGTCGGCGGGTAGCGCGTCGAGACTATCGGGCAGCGGAAAACGGCTGATCGGCTGAGTAATGGGCAGCGTCATGGAAAGCTCCGTAAACGTGAACGGACTTCGAAGGGGACAGCCGGGCAAACCCGGCCGGTGCCGGTCAGTGCTGTTCGCTGATGCCCAGCTCGACCACGCTGATTTCGCGCATGCGGAACTTCTGCACCTTGCCGCTGATGGTCATCGGGAAGTCGTCGACGAAGCGGATGTGCCGCGGCGTCTTGAAGTGGGCAATGCGGCCCTTGCAGAACTCGCGCAGCGCCTCGGCCTCGACCTGATGGCCCGGGTGCAGCTTGACCCAGGCGACGATCTCCTCGCCGAACTTGCTGTCCGGCACGCCGATCACCTGCACGTCGGCGACCGCCGGATGGGTGAAGAGAAATTCCTCGATCTCGCGCGGGTACACGTTCTCGCCGCCGCGGATGATCATGTCCTTGTTGCGGCCGACGATCTTGATGTAACCCTCATCGTCCATCACCGCGAGGTCGCCGGTGTGCATCCAGCGCGCGCCGTCGATGGCCTCGCGGGTGGCGTCAGGGTTGTTCCAGTAGCCGAGCATCACGCTGTAGCCGCGGGTGCAGAGTTCGCCGATCTGCCCGCGCGGCACTACCGCGCCGTGCTCGTCGACGATCTTGCTTTCCAGATGCGGCTGGGTGCGGCCGACGCTGGTCACGCGGCGTTCCAGGTCGTCGTCGGCGCTGGTCTGGGTGGAGACCGGGCTGGTTTCGGTCATGCCGTAGGCAATCTGCATTTCCGCCAGGTGCATGTCGTCGATGACGCGTTTCATCACCTCGATCGGGCAGGTCGAGCCGGCCATGATGCCGGTGCGCAGGCTGCTCAGGTCCAGCGACTGGCGCTCCGGGTGGTCGAGCATGGCGATGAACATGGTCGGCACGCCGTACATGCCGGTGGCCTTTTCCTCGGCCGCGGCCTGCAGCGCCGCCAGCGGCTCGAAGGCGGCGCTCGGATAGATCATGGTGGTGCCATGGGTAACGCAACCGAGGTTGCCCATGACCATGCCGAAGCAGTGGTACAGCGGCACCGGGATCACCAGGCGGTCGTGCTCGGTCAGCC
Protein-coding regions in this window:
- a CDS encoding ABC transporter ATP-binding protein, yielding MEPEFVLETRGLTKEFRGFTAVDSVDLKVRQGHIHALIGPNGAGKTTVFNLLTKFLTPTRGEILYRGKNITSMKANEIARLGLVRSFQISAVFGHMSVLENVRVALQQKMGNSFHFWKSERSLRELDDKVMQLLAEVDLQSFAQTLAVELPYGRKRALELATTLALDPFVLLLDEPTQGMGSEDVDMVVELVRKAAANRTVLMVEHNLSVVSRLCDRITVLARGSVLAEGDYESVSANPQVREAYLGSEAATLEEAHA
- a CDS encoding OprD family porin, whose amino-acid sequence is MQLKPASRTVLSASIAAIALGASNVASAAFIEDSKAAVELRNFYMNRDFRQSGAAQSKAEEWAQGFILKMESGYTEGPVGFGLDAIGLLGVKLDSGSGRGGTGLLPRSASGEPADDYGTAGLTAKAKLSATTLHVGTLQPVIPVLMRNDSRLLPNIYRGAWLQSKDVEGLTLDLGMLDRTSYRDSSNYEEMTVFNGGLRNITFGSNTTSDEFLFAGGRYDWSPQLATSYYYGGLDGIYDQHNLSLVHVLPIGESQSFKTDLRYVRSTDDGGSNVDNDAFGALFTYKHGGHAFTGGYQHMSGDTGFAYVAGGDNALINLLQINDFGNQDERSWQVRYDYDFAAMGIPGLSLMTRYVSGDNVDRGAGASEGKTWERNTDIAYVIQSGPLKNLGLKLRNATTRSNFQSDLDENRVIVSYSLPLW
- a CDS encoding peroxidase-related enzyme (This protein belongs to a clade of uncharacterized proteins related to peroxidases such as the alkylhydroperoxidase AhpD.), whose amino-acid sequence is MTLPITQPISRFPLPDSLDALPADLRERILAVQEKAGFIPNVFLMLAHRPAEFRAFFAYHDALMEREADSLTQAEKEMIVVAVSADHGCLYCVVTHGAILRILAKDAQLADQIAVNYRTAPISERQRTMLDFAAHLAAERGVLDDAWQGRLEAQGFSLDDIWDIGAIAGLFGLSNRLVSMARTPPNDEFYLLGRVPRSTAR
- a CDS encoding AMP-binding protein, which translates into the protein MSLPSYTCGPQSKPLLPMTIGAAFDRTVERFPLREALVVRHQQLRYTWAELAEAVDRCARGLLALGLQAGERVGIWSPNNAQWCITQFATAKIGVVLVNINPAYRLSELEYALKQSGCRWLICADAFKTSDYHAMLHELLPELESAAVGALQSHMLPELRGVISLCDKPVDGMLQWQALMEMAEQVGPEQLRQCGERLQFDDPINIQYTSGTTGFPKGATLSHYNILNNGYMVGESLRLTEHDRLVIPVPLYHCFGMVMGNLGCVTHGTTMIYPSAAFEPLAALQAAAEEKATGMYGVPTMFIAMLDHPERQSLDLSSLRTGIMAGSTCPIEVMKRVIDDMHLAEMQIAYGMTETSPVSTQTSADDDLERRVTSVGRTQPHLESKIVDEHGAVVPRGQIGELCTRGYSVMLGYWNNPDATREAIDGARWMHTGDLAVMDDEGYIKIVGRNKDMIIRGGENVYPREIEEFLFTHPAVADVQVIGVPDSKFGEEIVAWVKLHPGHQVEAEALREFCKGRIAHFKTPRHIRFVDDFPMTISGKVQKFRMREISVVELGISEQH